Proteins encoded in a region of the Streptomyces akebiae genome:
- the purU gene encoding formyltetrahydrofolate deformylase, translating to MSIRFPRPQPGREFVLTLSCPDSAGLVHAVSGYLVRNSGNILESQQFDDRLQGRFFMRVHFDVSDPNVDLDGLRYRFGPVAQAYGISWSLSDASTPTRTLIMVSKFGHCLNDLLFRRRAGALNIEIPAIVSNHREFEKLAESYNIPFHHVPVTRDTKPEAEARLLELVRELDIDLVVLARYMQILSDDLCKELDGRAINIHHSFLPSFKGARPYDQAYDRGVKLVGATAHYVTPDLDEGQIIEQDVVRVDHSLDPGQLVTVGRDVEAQVLAHAVKWHSESRVMVAGNRTVVFR from the coding sequence GTGTCCATAAGGTTCCCCCGACCCCAGCCTGGCCGTGAGTTCGTCCTGACGCTTTCCTGCCCCGACAGTGCCGGGCTGGTCCACGCCGTGAGCGGCTATCTCGTCAGGAACTCAGGAAACATCCTGGAAAGCCAGCAGTTCGACGACCGACTTCAGGGCCGTTTCTTCATGCGGGTCCACTTCGACGTCTCCGACCCGAACGTCGACCTGGACGGCCTGCGGTACCGCTTCGGCCCCGTCGCCCAGGCGTACGGCATCTCGTGGTCCCTCAGCGACGCCTCCACGCCGACCCGGACCCTGATCATGGTGTCCAAGTTCGGGCACTGCCTCAACGACCTGCTCTTCCGCCGGCGCGCGGGCGCCCTCAACATCGAGATCCCGGCGATCGTCTCCAACCACCGGGAATTCGAGAAGCTCGCGGAGTCGTACAACATCCCCTTCCACCACGTGCCGGTGACCCGGGACACCAAGCCCGAGGCCGAGGCACGGCTGCTGGAACTCGTCCGTGAGCTGGACATCGACCTGGTCGTCCTGGCCCGCTACATGCAGATCCTCTCCGACGACCTCTGCAAGGAACTGGACGGCCGCGCCATCAACATCCACCACTCCTTCCTCCCCAGCTTCAAGGGCGCACGCCCCTACGACCAGGCCTACGACCGCGGGGTGAAGCTCGTCGGCGCGACGGCGCACTACGTGACGCCGGACCTGGACGAGGGCCAGATCATCGAGCAGGACGTGGTGCGGGTGGACCACTCGCTGGACCCCGGCCAGCTGGTCACGGTCGGCCGGGACGTGGAGGCCCAGGTGCTCGCGCACGCCGTGAAGTGGCACAGCGAGAGCCGGGTGATGGTCGCGGGCAACCGCACGGTCGTCTTCCGCTGA
- a CDS encoding methylenetetrahydrofolate reductase produces the protein MGAAGLRVLLRTVRYEVLPARTTEEKVLAHVPRDVVVTVTASPVKGLEPTLDLAVRLAAHGYRVVPHVPARLLRDDLHLKEIAGRLREAGVDDVFVPAGDADPPAGSYDGALPVLRRLGELGRPFDHVGVTGYPESHPLIHDDITVQAMWDKREHATYIVSNLCFDPRVLGDWLVRVRRREVTLPVHVGVAGPVQRAKLLAMATKIGVGESTRFLTRHASWFVRFAAPGGYSPEKLLRRTENVLTDPASGVAGLHLFTFNQIAETERWRRALLDRLEG, from the coding sequence TTGGGCGCCGCGGGGCTCCGTGTGCTGCTGAGGACGGTCCGCTACGAGGTGCTGCCGGCGAGGACCACCGAGGAGAAGGTCCTGGCCCATGTCCCGCGCGACGTCGTCGTCACCGTGACGGCGTCGCCGGTCAAGGGACTGGAACCGACCCTCGACCTCGCCGTCCGGCTCGCCGCGCACGGCTACCGTGTGGTCCCGCACGTCCCCGCCCGGCTCCTGCGGGACGATCTGCACCTGAAGGAGATCGCGGGGCGGCTGCGCGAGGCGGGCGTGGACGACGTGTTCGTCCCGGCGGGGGACGCCGATCCACCGGCCGGTTCCTACGACGGGGCGCTGCCCGTGCTGCGGCGGCTGGGCGAGCTGGGCCGGCCGTTCGACCACGTCGGTGTCACCGGTTATCCCGAGAGCCATCCGCTCATCCACGACGACATCACGGTCCAGGCGATGTGGGACAAGCGCGAGCACGCCACGTACATCGTGAGCAACCTCTGCTTCGACCCGCGGGTGCTGGGGGACTGGCTCGTCCGGGTGCGGCGCCGGGAGGTGACCCTGCCGGTCCATGTGGGCGTCGCGGGGCCCGTGCAGCGGGCGAAGCTGCTGGCGATGGCGACGAAGATCGGCGTGGGGGAGTCCACCCGCTTCCTGACCCGGCACGCGTCGTGGTTCGTGCGCTTCGCCGCGCCCGGCGGCTACTCGCCCGAGAAGCTGCTCAGGCGCACGGAGAACGTCCTCACCGACCCCGCGTCCGGGGTGGCGGGACTGCACCTGTTCACCTTCAACCAGATCGCGGAGACGGAGAGGTGGCGGCGGGCCCTGCTGGACCGGCTGGAGGGCTGA
- a CDS encoding aldehyde dehydrogenase family protein yields the protein MADLYVNGEWRTPVAGGHREIRCPADGTLTATVSEGTRPDTEAAVAAAREAFDTGPWPGTPERERGALLLRTADIIERDTKSFARAESLDTGKRVVESEYDIADVVSCFRYYGGLAGTDAGRVIDTGRDDAVSRVVYEPVGVCALITPWNYPLLQASWKVAPALLAGNTIVLKPSELTPSTSILLMRALEEAGLPAGAANLVLGAGPEVGAPLSEDPRVDLVSFTGGLDTGRRIMATAAATVKKVALELGGKNPNVVFADADFETAVDFALTAVFLHSGQVCSAGARLIVEDSLHDRFVDEVVRRARLIRLGGPYDAEAETGALISAQHREKVEAYVASGLAEGAVLRCGGARPDDPALADGHYYLPTVLDECRQDMRVVHEESFGPVLTVERFTDEDDAVRIANDTEYGLAGAVWTQDAGKAQRVARRLRHGTVWINDYHPYVPQAEWGGFGHSGVGRELGPTGLNEYREPKHIWQNIQPRPQRWFRG from the coding sequence GTGGCAGACCTGTATGTGAATGGCGAATGGCGGACCCCGGTGGCCGGCGGTCACCGGGAGATCCGATGTCCCGCTGACGGCACGCTCACGGCGACCGTCTCGGAAGGAACGCGCCCCGACACCGAGGCGGCCGTCGCCGCGGCCCGGGAGGCCTTCGACACCGGCCCCTGGCCGGGCACACCCGAGCGGGAGCGCGGCGCACTGCTGCTGCGCACCGCCGACATCATCGAGCGCGACACCAAGAGCTTCGCCCGCGCGGAGTCGCTCGACACCGGCAAGAGGGTGGTGGAGAGCGAGTACGACATCGCCGACGTCGTCTCCTGCTTCCGCTACTACGGCGGACTCGCGGGAACCGATGCAGGGCGGGTGATCGACACCGGCCGCGACGACGCCGTCAGCCGGGTCGTCTATGAACCGGTCGGGGTGTGCGCACTGATCACCCCCTGGAACTACCCACTCCTGCAAGCCAGTTGGAAGGTCGCCCCGGCGCTCCTGGCCGGCAACACGATCGTCCTCAAGCCCAGCGAACTCACCCCCTCCACCTCGATCCTGCTGATGAGGGCGTTGGAGGAGGCCGGGCTGCCGGCCGGTGCCGCCAACCTCGTCCTCGGCGCCGGTCCCGAAGTGGGCGCCCCGCTCTCCGAGGACCCCCGCGTCGACCTGGTCTCCTTCACCGGCGGCCTGGACACCGGCAGGCGGATCATGGCCACCGCGGCCGCGACCGTGAAGAAGGTCGCGCTGGAACTGGGCGGCAAGAACCCCAACGTCGTCTTCGCCGACGCCGACTTCGAGACGGCCGTGGACTTCGCCCTCACCGCCGTCTTCCTGCACTCGGGCCAGGTGTGCTCGGCCGGGGCCCGGCTGATCGTCGAGGACTCCCTGCACGACCGCTTCGTCGACGAGGTCGTCCGCCGCGCCCGGCTCATCCGGCTCGGTGGCCCCTACGACGCCGAGGCCGAGACCGGGGCACTGATCTCCGCGCAGCACCGGGAGAAGGTCGAGGCGTACGTCGCCTCGGGCCTCGCCGAGGGAGCCGTCCTGCGCTGCGGCGGCGCCCGGCCCGACGACCCCGCGCTGGCGGACGGCCACTACTACCTGCCCACCGTCCTCGACGAGTGCCGCCAGGACATGCGCGTGGTGCACGAGGAGTCCTTCGGGCCCGTCCTCACCGTGGAGCGCTTCACCGACGAGGACGACGCCGTACGCATCGCCAACGACACCGAGTACGGGCTGGCCGGGGCCGTGTGGACGCAGGACGCGGGCAAGGCCCAGCGGGTCGCCCGGCGACTGCGCCACGGCACCGTGTGGATCAACGACTACCACCCCTATGTGCCGCAAGCGGAATGGGGCGGTTTCGGGCATTCGGGTGTGGGCCGGGAGCTGGGACCGACCGGCCTGAACGAGTACCGAGAGCCCAAACACATCTGGCAGAACATCCAACCCCGGCCGCAGCGCTGGTTCCGCGGCTGA